Proteins encoded within one genomic window of Sander vitreus isolate 19-12246 unplaced genomic scaffold, sanVit1 ctg495_0, whole genome shotgun sequence:
- the znhit1 gene encoding zinc finger HIT domain-containing protein 1, whose product MVLEKKASARVEAGQRRVLDEATRQRRLTRQLEALEKDNFQDDPLSSLPPPGPTARLPAFSETEEPEKKKRKTRGDHFKQRFRKNFTTLLEEENLSERAEPNYLSAAAPPSSLPPRHFCCVCGFPSHYTCSTCGGRYCCRQCLNTHRETRCLKWTL is encoded by the exons ATGGTGCTGGAAAAGAAAGCCTCCG ctcggGTGGAGGCGGGCCAGCGGAGAGTTCTAGATGAGGCCACCAGACAGAGGAGACTGACTCGCCAGCTGGAAGCTCTGGAGAAAGACAACTTCCAG GACGACCCTCTGTCCTCGCTGCCCCCCCCAGGTCCTACTGCCCGCCTGCCCGCCTTCAGCGAGACAGAGGAACCTG agaagaagaagaggaagacgaGGGGCGATCACTTCAAGCAGCGCTTCAGGAAGAACTTCACCACgctgctggaggaggag AACCTGTCGGAGCGGGCGGAGCCTAACTACCTGTCAGCGGcggcccccccctcctctctgccCCCCCGTCACTTCTGCTGCGTCTGCGGCTTCCCTTCCCACTACACCTGCAGCACCTGTGGGGGGCGCTACTGCTGCAGACAgtgtttaaacacacacagagagacaag gtgtcTGAAGTGGACTCTCTGA